Proteins from a genomic interval of Staphylococcus debuckii:
- the fabD gene encoding ACP S-malonyltransferase: MGKTAIIFPGQGAQKAGMAKDLYQVDAQATEILDQAQQAVDFDLLETMFTDADNTLGETENTQPALLTHSIALLKALENVDADYTMGHSLGEYSSLVAAKVLSFEDAVKIVRKRGELMAQAFPSGVGSMAAVLGLDYDEVARICEELSEEDSIIEPANINSPGQIVVSGHKTAIDRIVEQGKSLGAKRVLPLNVSGPFHSSMMQVIEKDFEDYINQFEWHDAEIPVVQNYHAQAETDAEVIKQNMVKQLYSPVQFIKSTEWLIDQGVDHFIEIGPGKVLSGLIKKINRDVKLTSIQTLEDVKGWNENE, encoded by the coding sequence ATGGGCAAGACGGCCATTATTTTTCCTGGACAAGGTGCACAAAAAGCCGGTATGGCAAAAGATTTATACCAAGTTGATGCACAAGCGACAGAAATCCTAGATCAAGCACAACAAGCAGTAGACTTTGACTTATTGGAAACGATGTTCACAGATGCAGATAACACGCTAGGAGAAACAGAGAATACGCAACCCGCATTGTTGACACATAGTATTGCTTTATTGAAAGCTTTGGAAAACGTTGACGCAGATTATACAATGGGACATAGCTTGGGAGAATATTCTAGTTTAGTTGCAGCTAAAGTGCTTTCTTTTGAAGACGCAGTTAAAATCGTGCGTAAAAGAGGCGAACTGATGGCACAAGCATTTCCGAGCGGTGTCGGCAGTATGGCAGCGGTACTTGGCTTAGATTATGATGAAGTAGCTAGAATTTGTGAAGAATTGTCTGAAGAAGATTCAATTATCGAACCTGCCAATATCAATTCACCGGGTCAAATTGTAGTTTCAGGTCATAAAACAGCTATCGACCGCATTGTCGAACAAGGTAAATCACTAGGTGCGAAACGTGTGTTGCCATTAAATGTTTCTGGTCCGTTCCACTCATCTATGATGCAAGTGATTGAAAAAGACTTTGAAGATTATATTAATCAATTCGAATGGCATGATGCTGAAATTCCAGTAGTACAAAATTATCATGCGCAAGCAGAAACAGATGCAGAAGTCATTAAACAAAATATGGTGAAACAACTTTACTCACCAGTTCAATTTATCAAATCAACAGAATGGTTAATCGATCAAGGTGTCGACCACTTTATCGAAATCGGACCTGGCAAAGTATTGTCTGGTTTAATCAAGAAAATCAACAGAGATGTTAAATTAACTTCGATTCAAACACTCGAAGATGTTAAAGGATGGAATGAAAATGAGTAA
- the rpmB gene encoding 50S ribosomal protein L28, whose product MGKQCYVTGRKASTGNRRSHALNSTKRRWNANLQKVRILVDGKPKKVWVSARALKSGKVTRV is encoded by the coding sequence ATGGGTAAACAATGTTACGTAACAGGTCGTAAAGCATCGACTGGAAATCGTCGTTCACACGCTTTAAACTCTACGAAACGTAGATGGAATGCTAACCTTCAAAAAGTTAGAATCCTAGTAGACGGAAAACCTAAAAAAGTTTGGGTTTCTGCACGTGCTTTAAAATCTGGTAAAGTTACTAGAGTTTAA
- the sdaAA gene encoding L-serine ammonia-lyase, iron-sulfur-dependent, subunit alpha: MFKTIEELIHRCEKENKVIYEIMLEQEMHVTGASADEIYAGMSHHFQTMENAIEQGLDGVSSVTGLTGGDAVLIRKYLESGQALSGPILLDAVSKAVATNEVNAAMGKVCATPTAGSAGVVPGVLFAIRHRFNPTQKEMLNFLLTAGAFGFVIANNASISGAAGGCQAEVGAAAAMAAAATVEMAGGTPQQSAEAFAICMKNMLGLVCDPVAGLVEVPCVKRNAAGASNAIVSADMALAGVSSRIPADEVVGAMYRIGQTMPSALRETGRGGLAGTPTGQRLKQQIFGD, from the coding sequence ATGTTTAAAACTATAGAAGAACTCATACACAGATGCGAGAAAGAAAATAAAGTTATCTACGAAATTATGCTTGAACAAGAAATGCATGTAACTGGAGCATCAGCTGATGAAATATACGCTGGCATGAGTCATCATTTCCAAACGATGGAAAATGCAATAGAGCAAGGATTAGATGGCGTTTCATCAGTAACGGGACTGACAGGCGGAGATGCTGTTTTAATCCGCAAATATTTAGAAAGCGGGCAAGCGTTATCAGGACCGATACTGTTAGATGCAGTAAGTAAAGCTGTGGCGACTAATGAAGTAAATGCTGCAATGGGGAAAGTTTGCGCTACTCCTACGGCAGGTTCAGCAGGTGTAGTTCCTGGCGTGCTCTTCGCCATCAGACACCGCTTCAATCCCACTCAAAAAGAAATGTTGAACTTTTTACTTACTGCAGGAGCGTTCGGATTTGTAATTGCTAATAATGCATCTATTTCAGGTGCAGCAGGGGGCTGTCAAGCAGAAGTAGGCGCAGCTGCTGCTATGGCTGCGGCTGCCACGGTCGAAATGGCTGGCGGCACACCGCAACAGTCGGCTGAAGCTTTTGCAATTTGCATGAAGAATATGCTAGGTTTAGTATGTGACCCAGTAGCGGGACTGGTTGAAGTGCCTTGTGTGAAACGTAATGCAGCAGGGGCTTCAAATGCAATCGTGTCAGCGGATATGGCACTTGCAGGTGTATCATCGCGTATTCCGGCCGATGAAGTGGTAGGCGCAATGTACCGTATCGGTCAAACGATGCCTTCAGCGCTTCGAGAAACGGGACGCGGCGGTTTAGCTGGCACACCAACCGGCCAACGCTTAAAACAACAAATATTTGGTGATTAA
- a CDS encoding thiamine diphosphokinase, which translates to MKINLLCGNRNLPEKILQTKADEAWGGIDRGALILVQQNIQPVFSLGDFDSVNDTERLELKEKLDIHPVKAEKADTDLGLGVAEAVARGYDDISIYGATGGRLDHFLGALQLLQIPDYLERGIKVSLLDDQNEITYLKKGIHRVDKKTAVPYISFIPAKEDTIISLRGFKYPLDQEKLYQGSTLTISNEIEEPVAEIEIEVGALICIRSHDNR; encoded by the coding sequence ATGAAAATCAATTTATTATGTGGGAATCGCAATCTTCCTGAAAAAATATTACAGACCAAAGCAGATGAAGCATGGGGCGGAATTGACCGTGGCGCGTTAATCTTAGTACAACAAAATATCCAACCCGTCTTCTCATTAGGAGACTTTGATTCTGTGAATGATACTGAACGTTTAGAACTCAAAGAAAAATTAGATATCCATCCCGTTAAAGCTGAGAAGGCGGATACTGATTTAGGACTAGGCGTAGCAGAAGCGGTTGCACGCGGTTATGATGACATTTCAATTTATGGAGCAACGGGCGGTAGATTAGATCATTTCTTAGGGGCGTTGCAACTTTTGCAAATTCCGGATTATTTAGAAAGAGGCATAAAGGTTTCACTCCTAGATGACCAAAATGAAATTACTTATTTAAAAAAAGGGATTCATCGCGTAGATAAAAAGACGGCCGTTCCTTACATTTCATTTATACCTGCGAAGGAAGATACGATTATTTCGTTAAGAGGATTTAAATATCCTTTAGACCAAGAGAAGCTGTATCAAGGTTCAACTTTAACCATTTCTAATGAAATAGAGGAACCTGTAGCAGAGATTGAAATTGAAGTCGGTGCCTTAATTTGTATACGCAGCCATGATAACCGATAA
- the plsX gene encoding phosphate acyltransferase PlsX, whose product MVTLAIDMMGGDDAPGIVLEAVEKALNDFPDLHIILFGDEKQCNIKHSRLEFRHCSEEIEMTDEPVRAIKRKKDSSMVRAAQAVKDGEASGCVSAGNTGALMSAGLFIVGRIKGVARPALVVTLPTVSGKGFTFLDVGANSDAKPEHLLQYAQLGNIYAEKIRGIGAPKVALLNIGTEPKKGNSLTKETYQLMSADPSFHFSGNVEAKTLMEDAADVVVTDGFTGNMVLKNLEGTAKSIGKMFKSTLLGSVKNKLAALILKKDLSEVMKKMDYAEYGGSVLLGLDGIVVKAHGSSNARAFYSAIRQAKIAGEERIVEIMRETVGEA is encoded by the coding sequence ATGGTGACATTAGCCATTGACATGATGGGTGGAGATGACGCACCTGGTATCGTACTAGAAGCGGTAGAGAAAGCGTTGAATGACTTCCCAGATTTACATATTATTTTGTTCGGAGATGAAAAGCAGTGCAATATTAAACATTCACGCTTAGAATTCCGTCATTGCTCAGAAGAAATTGAAATGACAGATGAACCTGTACGCGCCATTAAACGTAAGAAAGATAGTTCAATGGTCAGAGCGGCACAAGCAGTCAAAGACGGTGAAGCTTCAGGTTGCGTTTCAGCAGGAAACACAGGCGCTTTGATGTCTGCTGGATTATTTATTGTCGGCCGTATTAAAGGCGTAGCACGTCCAGCACTTGTGGTTACTTTGCCGACAGTTTCAGGTAAAGGCTTTACTTTCTTAGACGTAGGCGCTAACTCAGATGCTAAACCTGAACATTTATTACAATATGCGCAGCTGGGTAATATCTATGCGGAAAAAATCCGCGGTATTGGCGCGCCGAAAGTAGCGTTATTGAATATCGGTACAGAACCGAAGAAAGGTAACAGCTTAACTAAAGAAACTTATCAATTAATGAGCGCTGATCCATCATTCCATTTTTCAGGCAACGTAGAAGCTAAAACATTAATGGAAGATGCAGCGGATGTAGTAGTGACAGACGGATTTACAGGCAACATGGTCTTGAAGAATCTTGAAGGCACTGCGAAATCTATCGGTAAGATGTTCAAATCAACTTTACTAGGCAGTGTGAAAAATAAATTAGCTGCCTTAATCTTGAAAAAAGATTTAAGTGAAGTGATGAAAAAAATGGATTACGCAGAATATGGCGGTTCTGTATTGCTCGGCTTAGATGGTATCGTAGTCAAGGCACACGGCAGCTCGAACGCCAGAGCCTTTTATTCAGCCATTCGCCAAGCTAAAATCGCAGGAGAAGAACGTATTGTAGAAATAATGAGAGAAACGGTAGGTGAAGCATAA
- a CDS encoding acyl carrier protein, with the protein MENFDKVKDIIVDRLGVDADKVTEDASFKDDLGADSLDIAELVMELEDEFGAEIPDEEAEKINTVGDAVNFINNLDK; encoded by the coding sequence GTGGAAAACTTCGATAAAGTTAAAGATATCATCGTAGACCGTTTAGGTGTAGATGCTGACAAAGTAACTGAAGATGCATCTTTCAAAGATGATTTAGGCGCTGACTCACTTGACATCGCTGAATTAGTGATGGAATTAGAAGATGAATTCGGTGCTGAAATCCCTGATGAAGAAGCTGAAAAAATCAATACAGTTGGTGACGCAGTTAATTTCATCAACAACCTTGATAAATAA
- the fabG gene encoding 3-oxoacyl-[acyl-carrier-protein] reductase, which produces MSKSALVTGASRGIGRSIALQLADEGYNVVVNYAGNTEKAEAVVEEIKGKGVDAFAIQANVAHPDEVKEMIQEVVSKFGSLDVLVNNAGITRDNLLMRMKEQEWDDVIDTNLKGVFNCIQKATRQMMKQRSGAIINLTSVVGAVGNPGQANYVATKAGVIGLTKTAARELASRGITVNAVAPGFIVSDMTDALNDDLKEQMKSQIPLARFGEDTDIANTVAFLASDKAKYITGQTIHVNGGMFME; this is translated from the coding sequence ATGAGTAAAAGTGCATTAGTAACAGGTGCTTCTAGAGGTATCGGCCGTAGTATTGCATTGCAATTAGCGGATGAAGGCTATAATGTAGTAGTCAATTATGCCGGTAATACAGAGAAAGCAGAAGCAGTTGTGGAAGAAATCAAAGGCAAAGGTGTGGACGCTTTTGCGATTCAAGCTAACGTAGCGCATCCTGATGAAGTTAAAGAAATGATTCAAGAAGTTGTTTCGAAATTCGGTTCATTAGATGTTCTCGTCAATAATGCAGGTATCACACGTGACAACTTATTAATGCGTATGAAAGAGCAAGAATGGGATGACGTAATTGATACGAACTTGAAAGGTGTCTTCAACTGTATCCAAAAAGCGACACGTCAAATGATGAAACAACGCAGTGGTGCTATTATTAACTTAACAAGTGTAGTAGGCGCAGTCGGCAACCCTGGACAAGCGAACTACGTAGCCACTAAAGCAGGTGTTATCGGCTTAACGAAAACAGCAGCTCGTGAACTTGCATCACGTGGTATTACTGTGAATGCAGTAGCGCCAGGTTTTATTGTTTCTGACATGACTGATGCTTTGAATGACGATCTTAAAGAACAAATGAAATCTCAAATTCCGCTCGCTCGTTTCGGTGAAGACACAGATATTGCAAACACTGTTGCTTTCTTAGCTTCTGACAAAGCTAAATATATTACTGGACAAACGATCCATGTCAACGGCGGCATGTTTATGGAATAA
- the fapR gene encoding transcription factor FapR gives MKLKKQARRDAIKEQLQQNPFMTDNELSDLFSVSIQTIRLDRTYLKIPELRKRIKSVAEHNYKHIRAIEGNEIIGDLIRVEPNVTAESLIYITEDSVFTRNDIARGHILFAQANSLCVALIQKNMVLTRDSQVSFLRQVKLHDTVHAFAQVTDFGKKYITVAVSSYVKDKCVFKGTFKMYYYSEEES, from the coding sequence ATGAAGTTGAAAAAACAAGCACGACGAGATGCAATCAAGGAACAATTACAACAGAACCCCTTTATGACTGACAATGAACTAAGCGACTTATTTTCAGTAAGTATCCAAACCATACGCTTAGATCGGACTTACTTAAAAATTCCAGAATTAAGGAAACGTATTAAATCAGTAGCAGAACACAATTATAAGCACATCCGAGCGATTGAAGGCAATGAAATCATCGGTGATTTGATTCGTGTAGAACCTAATGTGACAGCAGAATCTTTAATTTATATTACTGAAGATTCTGTCTTTACACGAAATGATATTGCGCGCGGGCATATTTTATTTGCTCAAGCCAATTCTTTATGCGTAGCTTTGATTCAAAAGAATATGGTGCTGACACGAGACAGCCAAGTGAGTTTTTTAAGACAAGTCAAGTTGCATGATACGGTGCATGCTTTCGCACAAGTAACAGATTTCGGTAAAAAGTATATTACTGTGGCGGTATCGTCATATGTAAAAGATAAATGTGTATTTAAAGGTACATTCAAAATGTATTATTATAGCGAGGAGGAATCATGA
- a CDS encoding Asp23/Gls24 family envelope stress response protein, protein MTLEINNEYGNIDVSNEVIASVVGGKAVECYGIVGMASKHQVRDGIAEILGQENYARGIVVRSSDAAIDVDMYIIVSYGTKISEVANNVQSTVKYTLEKTLSLKVNSINIYVQGVRINNYGKKH, encoded by the coding sequence ATGACATTAGAAATTAACAATGAATACGGCAATATTGATGTTTCGAACGAAGTGATAGCTTCTGTAGTAGGCGGTAAAGCCGTAGAATGTTATGGTATTGTCGGAATGGCATCTAAACATCAAGTCAGAGACGGCATAGCTGAAATCTTAGGACAAGAGAATTATGCACGCGGCATTGTTGTGCGTTCTAGTGATGCAGCAATCGATGTTGATATGTATATTATTGTGAGCTATGGTACCAAAATTTCTGAAGTTGCTAATAATGTGCAATCAACAGTTAAATATACTTTGGAAAAGACTTTGAGTTTGAAAGTAAATTCTATAAATATCTATGTACAGGGTGTACGTATAAATAATTACGGCAAGAAACATTAG
- the recG gene encoding ATP-dependent DNA helicase RecG, translating to MSKVNLIDQPYALDQIKGLGPKRIAVLNELNIYNVEDLVLYLPVRYEDNSIVDLNEAEDQSTVTVTGEVYSTPTVAFFGRNRSKVTVHLLINNIAVKAVFFNQPYLKKKINLHDHVTVKGKWNRGKQEINGMRMFTTGSEDLQNADGEQLDPVYRIKEGIKQKTMRDIIRKVLDDIEIREWLSEDLREKYKLESLATTIRALHYADNKKALLKARRTYAFTELFLFELRMQWLNRLEKASDEAIEINYDLEQVKQFIEDLPFELTDAQKHSVNEIFRDLKAPLRMHRLLQGDVGSGKTVVAALCMFALKTAGYQSALMVPTEILAEQHAESLTELFGDRMNVALLTGSVKGKKRRLLLEQLENGTIDCLIGTHALIQDDVSFNNVGLVITDEQHRFGVNQRQALREKGAMTNVLFMTATPIPRTLAISVFGEMDVSSIKQLPKGRKPIKTMWAKHEQYDVVLNQMTSELEKGRQAYVICPLIESSEHLEDVQNVVALYESLEEHYGAGRVGLLHGKMPADEKDEVMQRFNRHEIDILVSTTVVEVGVNVPNATFMIIYDADRFGLSTLHQLRGRVGRSDHQSYCVLIASPKTETGIERMNIMTQTTDGFELSERDLEMRGPGDFFGVKQSGLPDFLVANIVEDYRMLEVARDEAGELIQSGRFFTDEYEVLRNFVEENLLHTSFD from the coding sequence ATGTCTAAAGTCAATCTCATTGATCAACCTTATGCGTTAGATCAAATAAAGGGTTTAGGACCCAAACGCATTGCAGTATTAAATGAATTAAATATATATAATGTAGAAGATTTAGTGCTCTATCTGCCAGTTCGCTATGAAGATAATAGTATTGTAGATTTGAATGAAGCAGAGGATCAATCCACCGTGACAGTGACCGGCGAAGTTTATTCTACGCCCACTGTCGCTTTTTTTGGCCGCAACCGGTCTAAAGTAACAGTGCATCTCTTGATTAATAACATCGCCGTCAAAGCAGTCTTTTTCAATCAGCCTTATCTAAAAAAGAAAATCAATCTGCATGACCATGTAACCGTGAAAGGTAAGTGGAACCGCGGAAAACAAGAAATTAATGGTATGCGTATGTTTACGACAGGTTCAGAAGATCTGCAAAATGCTGACGGAGAACAATTAGACCCCGTTTATCGTATCAAAGAAGGCATTAAACAGAAGACGATGCGTGATATTATCCGCAAAGTATTGGATGATATTGAAATTCGTGAATGGCTGTCTGAAGATTTGCGTGAAAAATATAAATTAGAATCACTTGCCACTACCATTCGTGCCTTGCACTATGCTGACAATAAGAAAGCTTTACTGAAAGCACGCCGTACCTATGCTTTTACAGAACTGTTCTTATTCGAATTGCGGATGCAATGGTTGAACCGCTTAGAAAAAGCCAGTGATGAAGCCATTGAAATCAATTATGATTTAGAGCAGGTCAAACAATTTATTGAGGATCTGCCTTTTGAATTGACTGATGCACAAAAGCACAGTGTGAATGAAATCTTTAGAGACTTGAAAGCACCGCTGCGCATGCATCGTTTGTTGCAAGGTGATGTAGGCTCGGGTAAAACAGTCGTAGCTGCGTTATGTATGTTTGCCTTGAAAACAGCGGGTTATCAATCTGCTTTAATGGTGCCTACTGAAATCTTAGCGGAACAGCATGCTGAAAGTCTGACAGAATTGTTTGGCGACCGCATGAACGTAGCACTGTTAACTGGCTCTGTGAAAGGCAAGAAACGTCGTTTACTCTTAGAACAACTTGAAAATGGAACTATAGATTGCTTGATAGGCACACATGCGTTGATACAAGACGATGTGTCCTTTAATAACGTCGGACTCGTCATCACAGATGAACAACATCGTTTCGGTGTCAATCAAAGACAAGCACTGCGTGAAAAGGGTGCAATGACAAATGTCTTATTTATGACAGCGACACCGATACCTAGAACCTTAGCTATTTCAGTATTCGGTGAAATGGATGTTTCCTCTATTAAACAATTGCCTAAAGGACGGAAGCCTATTAAAACCATGTGGGCGAAACATGAACAATATGACGTCGTCTTAAATCAAATGACTTCAGAGTTGGAAAAAGGACGGCAAGCATATGTCATTTGTCCTTTAATTGAGAGCTCTGAACATTTAGAAGATGTCCAAAATGTCGTCGCATTGTATGAATCACTAGAAGAACATTATGGTGCAGGTCGAGTCGGCTTATTACATGGTAAAATGCCAGCTGATGAAAAAGATGAGGTCATGCAACGCTTTAATCGTCATGAAATAGATATTTTAGTCTCCACTACTGTAGTAGAAGTAGGTGTGAACGTACCGAATGCTACATTTATGATTATCTATGATGCAGATCGTTTCGGCTTATCAACCTTACACCAATTACGTGGTCGAGTCGGCCGTAGTGACCATCAAAGTTATTGTGTATTGATTGCTTCACCTAAAACAGAAACCGGCATTGAGCGTATGAATATTATGACTCAGACTACAGACGGTTTCGAATTAAGTGAACGGGACTTAGAAATGCGTGGGCCAGGCGATTTCTTCGGAGTGAAACAAAGCGGTCTGCCAGATTTCTTAGTTGCTAATATTGTTGAAGATTATCGAATGCTAGAAGTAGCCAGAGATGAAGCGGGCGAATTGATACAATCCGGAAGATTCTTTACAGATGAGTATGAAGTATTGCGCAATTTTGTCGAAGAGAATTTACTGCATACCAGCTTTGATTAA
- the sdaAB gene encoding L-serine ammonia-lyase, iron-sulfur-dependent subunit beta, producing MKFKSVFEIIGPTMIGPSSSHTAGAVRIGHVASALFGELPERVDIYLYGSFMETYRGHGTDVALVGGLLGYDTDDERIITSLATAAEQGMSIEFIEMQEEKKYPNTVVLDLQKADKQLSIEGVSIGGGKIEITAINNFPISLSGDYPALLVFHQDTFGTIANVTRILGNDSINVGAMQVNRKEKGDSALIMCELDEKPNAAIINEIRQVTGVTAVFLMENS from the coding sequence ATGAAATTTAAAAGTGTATTTGAAATTATTGGTCCGACAATGATAGGGCCGTCTTCTTCTCATACAGCAGGTGCTGTGAGAATAGGCCATGTTGCTAGTGCTTTATTCGGAGAACTACCAGAACGCGTTGATATATATTTGTATGGCTCATTTATGGAAACTTATCGAGGTCACGGTACTGACGTAGCTTTAGTTGGAGGTTTACTTGGCTACGATACAGATGACGAACGCATTATCACCAGTTTAGCAACCGCAGCAGAACAAGGAATGTCTATCGAATTTATTGAAATGCAGGAAGAAAAGAAATATCCGAATACGGTAGTGTTGGATTTGCAAAAAGCAGATAAACAACTTTCAATAGAAGGTGTTTCGATTGGCGGAGGTAAAATTGAAATTACTGCCATCAATAATTTTCCAATCAGCTTGAGTGGCGATTATCCTGCTTTACTCGTCTTTCATCAAGATACTTTCGGAACTATAGCCAATGTAACACGCATACTTGGCAACGACAGTATCAATGTGGGAGCCATGCAAGTGAATCGTAAAGAAAAAGGTGATTCAGCATTGATTATGTGTGAATTAGATGAAAAACCAAATGCTGCAATCATTAACGAAATACGTCAAGTCACTGGGGTGACAGCTGTCTTCTTGATGGAAAACAGCTGA
- the fakA gene encoding fatty acid kinase catalytic subunit FakA, whose amino-acid sequence MISRIDGKLFADMVVQGAQNLSNNAEIVNSLNVYPVPDGDTGTNMNLTMTSGREEVEQNASQHIGALGKTFSKGLLMGARGNSGVILSQIFRGFCKHIEDAESIDAQVLAESFEAGVNTAYKAVMKPVEGTILTVARESAAAGVESAQQTEDCQEVLTAIITKGEEGLENTPNQLPVLKEVGVVDSGGKGLLCVYEGFLKAMKGEKVEATSPKLDTETFVNDDHDFHGVINTEDIVYGYCTEMMVRFGKDKKPFDEKEFREDMAQFGDSLLVINDDEIVKVHVHSEHPGDVFNYGQQYGELIKLKVENMREQHRNVVNKEKSKEEKAEPVETAIIAISMGDGISEIFKSMGATSIINGGQTMNPSTNDIVKAIEESGAKKAIILPNNKNIQMASDQAAEIVDIETVVIPTKWVPQGIAALFQYLPDASLEDNKATMTEAIEHVQSGAITNAVRNTTIDGIDIKEGEFMGLKEGKIVVSNPTQLEASKVLLSKMVQEDSEIVTILTGEDAEAETTEALTDWLEAEYPDVEIDEQVGSQPIYPYLFSVE is encoded by the coding sequence ATGATCAGCAGAATAGATGGTAAATTATTTGCCGATATGGTAGTTCAAGGGGCACAAAATTTATCAAATAATGCAGAAATCGTGAATTCATTAAATGTTTATCCCGTTCCAGATGGCGACACGGGAACAAATATGAACTTGACGATGACTTCTGGGAGAGAAGAAGTCGAACAAAATGCATCTCAACATATCGGCGCTTTAGGAAAAACTTTCTCTAAAGGCCTATTAATGGGTGCACGCGGAAATTCAGGCGTTATCTTATCACAAATTTTCAGAGGTTTTTGCAAACATATTGAAGATGCAGAGTCAATCGATGCGCAAGTTTTAGCAGAAAGCTTTGAAGCGGGTGTCAATACAGCTTACAAAGCAGTCATGAAACCAGTAGAAGGGACAATTTTAACCGTGGCAAGAGAATCAGCAGCTGCAGGTGTAGAAAGCGCTCAGCAGACAGAAGATTGCCAAGAAGTTTTAACAGCAATTATCACAAAAGGCGAAGAAGGACTTGAAAATACACCTAATCAACTTCCAGTATTGAAAGAAGTAGGTGTAGTCGACAGCGGCGGTAAAGGTTTGCTTTGTGTTTACGAAGGCTTTTTGAAAGCGATGAAAGGTGAGAAAGTAGAAGCGACTTCACCTAAATTGGACACAGAAACTTTCGTGAATGATGATCATGATTTCCATGGCGTCATCAACACAGAAGATATCGTGTACGGCTACTGTACTGAAATGATGGTGCGTTTCGGTAAAGATAAGAAACCTTTTGATGAAAAAGAATTCCGTGAAGATATGGCCCAATTCGGAGATTCCCTTTTAGTTATTAACGACGACGAAATTGTGAAGGTGCATGTGCACTCAGAACATCCTGGTGATGTCTTCAACTATGGACAGCAATACGGCGAATTAATTAAGCTGAAAGTTGAAAATATGCGTGAACAACACCGTAACGTTGTGAATAAAGAGAAATCAAAAGAAGAAAAAGCTGAACCTGTTGAAACGGCAATTATTGCGATTTCTATGGGCGATGGAATTTCTGAAATCTTCAAATCCATGGGTGCCACTTCTATTATTAATGGCGGTCAAACGATGAATCCATCTACTAACGATATTGTGAAAGCCATTGAAGAATCTGGCGCTAAAAAAGCCATTATCTTGCCAAATAATAAAAATATTCAAATGGCGAGCGATCAAGCTGCTGAGATTGTAGATATTGAAACTGTAGTAATTCCGACTAAGTGGGTCCCACAAGGTATTGCCGCATTATTCCAGTATCTTCCAGATGCTTCATTAGAAGATAACAAAGCAACAATGACTGAAGCAATCGAACATGTTCAATCTGGCGCGATTACTAATGCTGTACGTAATACTACAATTGATGGCATTGATATTAAAGAAGGAGAATTTATGGGGCTTAAAGAAGGTAAGATTGTCGTAAGCAATCCGACTCAATTAGAAGCTTCTAAAGTACTGCTTTCAAAAATGGTTCAAGAGGACAGCGAAATCGTGACAATTTTAACTGGTGAAGATGCAGAAGCTGAAACGACAGAAGCATTAACAGACTGGTTAGAAGCTGAATATCCTGATGTTGAAATAGATGAACAAGTAGGTTCACAACCTATTTATCCGTATTTATTCTCAGTTGAATAA